From Corvus cornix cornix isolate S_Up_H32 chromosome 6, ASM73873v5, whole genome shotgun sequence, one genomic window encodes:
- the ADAM8 gene encoding disintegrin and metalloproteinase domain-containing protein 8, producing the protein MAPPLLLPLPLPLLLLLLLPARGSAAGRQEQLPHVERYETVLPRELPVPRGKRDLSAPPSTYPGHVVYSIHAEGREYLLWLEKNRALLGQHYTETHYSADGSEITEKPDTQDHCFYQGRVRGHPGSAASISTCGGLSGFFRVNGTTFLLEPLEGAVAGRHAVYRAAHLRGKRGTCREPGATLEYDREPKIPAAMKLYRWKSGPIQKGPRYVELVLVADNQEFRKHKDLRTVQNRMKEIVNHVDKLYQPLRLRVALIGLEVWNHRDKITVSPNPEVTLDNFLHWRESELLRKKPHDNAQLITGVDFHGNTVGLAKKLVMCTRDSGGINQDHSTNPIGAASTMAHEMGHNLGMSHDEDVPGCRCPVSKADGGCVMAGSVGLVYPKLFSRCSEQDMWQFLGDPRTSCLLNAPRADELYGGPVCGNQFVERGEQCDCGTPEECSDRCCNATTCQLREGAECARGECCQDCKVKAAGVLCRASKNDCDLAEHCSGLSAECPEDVFQENGVSCQHGSGYCYNGACPSHGEQCRALWGAEAQVAPDVCFKHNSEQHVHLHCLTEYGKQPCSPKDVKCGTLLCLSDNTQPILGSGYYSFGYYFGRFKCKAVIAGSDAGEAAELRLVPTGAKCGEEMVCYAGRCQNLLVYGDKNCSAKCNNHGVCNHRRECHCDPGWAAPYCEQEISGIATGSSSVVLAAVLAVLALAGILLGSGVVLLRARAARRSHKGSSSGTPSGLANPLFQEGGRTRPCRRQLSSRDIGQPSLVSSTAAPRPARAQSPVLALQPSAPGPQVPPRSPPGWPPQAKPKPPSKPLPALKSKVPSQGEGPPAPSLPPAPFQRCPPPKVALKPPPARR; encoded by the exons ATGGCCCCGCCGCTcctgctgccgctgccgctgccgctgctcctgctgctgctgctgccggccCGCG GCTCCGCTGCCGGgcggcaggagcagctcccccATGTCGAGAGGTACGAGACGGTGCTGCCGCGGGAGCTGCCGGTGCCCCGGGGGAAGAGGGACCTCTCTGCGCCTCCG AGCACCTACCCGGGCCACGTCGTCTACAGCATCCATGCCGAAGGCAGGGAATACCTCCTGTGGCTGGAGAAGAACAG ggccctgctggggcagcacTACACCGAGACTCACTACTCAGCCGACGGCTCGGAGATCACGGAGAAGCCAGACACCCAG GACCACTGCTTCTACCAGGGCCGCGTGCGGGGGCACCCCGGCTCTGCAGCGAGCATCAGCACCTGCGGCGGGCTCAG CGGGTTTTTCCGGGTGAATGGGACCACCTTCCTGCTGGAGCCGCTGGAGGGGGCCGTGGCCGGCCGGCACGCCGTGTACCGAGCAGCTCACCTGCGGGGCAAGCGCGGGACCTGCCGGGAGCCCGGGGCCACCCTGGAGTACGACCGCGAGCCCAAAATCCCTGCGGCCATGAAGCTCTACCGCTGG AAATCCGGCCCGATACAGAAAGGTCCCCGGTACGTGGAGCTGGTCCTGGTCGCGGACAACCAGGAG TTCAGGAAGCACAAGGACCTGCGCACCGTGCAGAACCGCATGAAGGAAATCGTGAACCATGTGGACAAG CTCTACCAGCCCCTTCGCCTGCGGGTGGCCTTGATCGGCCTGGAGGTGTGGAACCACAGGGACAAAATCACAGTCAGCCCCAACCCAGAGGTGACACTGGACAACTTCCTGCACTGGCGGGAGTCggagctgctgaggaagaaGCCCCACGACAACGCCCAGCTGATCAC GGGCGTCGACTTCCACGGCAACACCGTGGGGCTGGCCAAGAAGCTGGTGATGTGCACCAGGGACTCAGGCGGCATCAACCAG GATCACAGCACAAACCCCATCGGCGCTGCGTCCACCATGGCTCACGAGATGGGGCACAACCTGGGCATGTCTCACGACGAGGACGTGCCCGGCTGCCGCTGCCCTGTGTCCAAAGCTGACGGGGGATGCGTCATGGCAGGGAGCGTTGG GCTGGTCTACCCCAAGCTCTTCAGCCGGTGCAGCGAGCAGGACATGTGGCAGTTCCTGGGGGACCCCCGGACCAGCTGCCTGCTGAACGCCCCGCGGGCGGACGAGCTGTACGGGGGGCCGGTGTGCGGGAACCAGTTTGTGGAGCGGGGAGAGCAGTGTGACTGCGGCACGCCCGAG GAGTGCTCGGACCGCTGCTGCAATGCCACCACGTGCCAGCTGAGAGAGGGAGCCGAGTGTGCCCGAGGGGAATGCTGCCAGGACTGCAAG GTGAAGGCTGCAGGTGTGCTCTGCCGGGCCAGCAAGAACGACTGCGACCTTGCCGAGCACTGCAGCGGCCTCAGCGCCGAGTGCCCCGAGGACGTGTTCCAGGAGAACGGCGTCTCCTGCCAGCACGGCAGTGGGTACTGCTACAACGGGGCCTGCCCTTCGCACGGCGAGCAGTGCCGGGCGCTCTGGGGCGCAG AGGCGCAGGTGGCTCCCGACGTCTGCTTCAAGCACAACAGCGAGCAGCACGTTCACCTGCACTGCCTCACCGAGTACGggaagcagccctgcagccccaa GGATGTCAAGTGCGGCACGCTGCTGTGCCTGAGCGACAACACCCAGCCCATCCTCGGCAGCGGCTACTACTCCTTCGGCTACTACTTCGGCCGCTTCAAGTGCAAGGCGGTGATCGCGGGCAGCGACGCCGGCGAGGCGGCCGAGCTGCGGCTGGTGCCCACCGGCGCCAAGTGCGGGGAGGAGATG GTCTGCTACGCCGGGCGCTGCCAGAACCTGCTGGTCTACGGCGACAAGAACTGCTCGGCCAAGTGCAACAACCACGGG GTGTGCAACCACAGGCGGGAATGTCACTGCGACCCCGGCTGGGCAGCGCCCTACTGCGAGCAGGAGATCTCGGGGATAGCCACAG gcagcagcagcgtgGTGCTGGCGGCCGTGCTGGCCGTGCTGGCCCTGGCCGGAATCCTGCTGGGCAGCGGAGTGGTGCTCCTCAGAGCCAGGGCGGCGCGGCGCTCCCACAAAGG GAGCTCCAGCGGGACTCCCTCGGGCCTCGCCAACCCGCTGTTCCAGGAGGGCGGCCGGACGCGGCCGTGCCGCCGCCAGCTGTCCAGCCGGGACATCGGCCAGCCCAGCCTGGTCAGCAGCacggcggccccgcggccggcCCGGgcccagagccctgtgctggccctgcagcCATCGGCACCCGGCCCCCAGGTGCCACCTCGGTCCCCTCCGGGATGGCCCCCGCAG GCGAAGCCGAAGCCGCCCAGCAAACCTCTGCCAGCGCTGAAGAGCAAAGTGCCGAGCCAGGGCGAGGGGCCGCCGGCACCGTCCCTCCCACCGGCACCCTTCCAGCGCTGTCCCCCGCCAAAGGTGGCCCTGAAGCCGCCCCCCGCCAGGAGGTGA